Genomic window (Paenibacillus sp. PK3_47):
AGTGTGCCGCTAAGAACATTCCATAGGAAAAGTGCCCCCTGTACCGCCGCCGAGAAACCCTGCGCAATTATGGCAAGTCCGATGGCGATTCCGTCAACAATCGGCTGGAAGGCTCCGCTAGAAAAAGCCTCGTTCAAAATCATCAGCAGTGGAGCAAGCGCCTGCAGTGCTCCTTCTCCCATGGAAGCTAAAGAGTTGTTATAATTCCCGAGCAGTGTCTGCCATTGATTTACCGGCGAATCCATCATCGTTTGCAGCGCATCGCTCGTCATTCCTGCCGAAGCCATGATAACACCCAGCGTACTCAGAAATGCCTCCATATTTTCCGTCTTTGCTGCCACTTCGAGACCGCCAAGCTCTTCTGGATCGACATTCAGCAGGGAGGCGAGTTCTCCCGTATCTCCTCCAAATGCAGAAGATATCGCGGAAGCAGTATCCCCTATGTCTTTTCCCTCTGGAGACAGCATACTTAATCGGGTTGAGTACTCCATCAGCTTGTCCAGCTGATCCGTATTTTGAGTATCCGGATAGAAGGATAAGGCGCTTTCCATGGACTTATTCACATCCTGTCCGGTTTCCAGGGCTCTTTCCTTAAATTTGTTGAACATGGCCGTCCCGACATCCGCTGAACCGGTTTTGGCTTTGAACATATCTTCCCATTTTTCCTGTTCAGCTGCCGGCTTCAGCACCTTTTCCATCACCGCTTTGACCTTCTCAACACCGGTCTTTACCTTTTCCATTCCGGTTTTAGCCTTTTCAAAGGCTCCGACAACCTTTTCCCACGCACTGGCCTGCTTCTCTGCCTCTTGGGAGCCGCTGTCTGCCGCATCATTCAGCTCCTGCTGAGCCTCAGCAGCCCTGTTAATTGAAGATTCAATCTGCGTATAGGCGGTACTAAAATTATTAACGATGTTATATACAGGTCTATTGACTACCTTCATACTAATCCGGTTTAATGTCGCGCTAAAAGAATTAGAGATGTTCGCAGAGACCTGTGCCGTTATCTGATTAGTAATATCAGTGATCCATTGATTGGATATCTGCTGTATGCCGCCTATGCTATTTTGGATGTCTGCCATTTGTTCACCCCCTTTATCGTTTTTTTCCCTTGCTTCGGGAGCGCTCCCGCTTTTCCTTATCCACCCGCACAGCAATCATCGCATAAATCGCCGCGCGCTCCCGCACCGACAGCCTCATCAGCTCATGGGGTAAAATATGCAGCTCATGGAGGGCGTAATAGGCCAGATTGGCTTCTCCGTCGCCCTCGTTGATTAGTTTTTTACTTCATCAACCAGCTCGTTCATATCAGTGTCGAAGCCGTTCAGTGACTGTACACGTTCACCAAGCGCGGCAAATTCGCCGGGCAGCAGCATTTTGCGCAGCAGTGCTTCAGCTCCAAGTACGCCGTAAGAACGCTGCAGCTCGGAATTCTTCAGATCCGGATGCACCACACTTGCCGTCATGAGCTTGGCCATATAATCGTTGGGATCAATTTCGGAAGTGTAGGTTCCGTTTTTGCCTTTCACCTTGCGGGTAGCCGCTTTACGGCATTCCTGATTTTCGTCCTCGGTCATGCTGCGCAGCTTCCAGGCAATCGCAGTTCCCTCTTTGTCCTTAAAACGCTGCGACACCACAAACTCCTCCGTCGTATCACAAGCCACATTTTGCGCAAAAAACATACTTAATTCGCTCATGGTCTTCCTCCTGTAATTTAGTAGTTAGAGCAGACAGAGAAGAGACCCAGCGCTTACCTGACGTCCGGGCCGTTCTTGCTCGTCTGTTTGATTAATTTCCTGGACTTTTACAGACTGGAGCCCGCCGGAGCTCTGAAGGATTGAACCAGTTCCACATCCTCAAAAGTAAAGCTGACTTCCTCCTCCAGCGCATCCGACTCCGTATCCAGCGAAGCCATGATGACACTGTCCAGATTTACGCCTTTCAGCATGATCCGCTGTGCCCCTACACTGGAGGACGGATCTTCATTCGTAATCTCAATATCGAAGTATTGGTCAATGCCTGTTTTCATGTAGTCCAGCATCATCTGGCGGAACCGGCTTGTCATATAAAAGATCGTCATCGTCCCGCTGCCCGACCAGCCTGTTGCTTTGTGCTGAATGCCCCGGCGTCCCAGTGTTTTCACTTCTGCCTTTTGCTTCTCCACCGTCGCTTCCAGTGTCTTGACATAGAACATTTCCTCGGTCTGAGTGCCGATTGTGGCAAATGCGCGGCCTTCCTGGCCGGACAAGGTATCGCTAGCTTTCAAAAATGCCATCTTAAACCACCTTCACTTTCATATATACTTTTTCAACGGAATCCACCGGCTTCACAGCTACTTCAAGCACCACACTGTCACTGTCTGCACCTGCGGTAACAATAATATCGGTCTGCGAATTAAAGCCTTCGATTGCCCCGAGATTTTGCAGATCATTCATATACGTCACACACTGGGACCAGAACAAGGCCCGTCCGTCTTCATTGTTAGGTACCTTGCCGATAAAATAATTCTCAAAAATGCGCTTCATATCGCCGGCAATTCCGTCCAGCACGCGCAGCACGCGGTTTTTGGAGAAGGCCCTGCCCTTGTCCGGCGCAAAGGCCGTAAAGGTGTTAATATCCTGCTCCACCACTGCCCGGCCGCTGTTATACGTAAAGAGCAGCTGCCCCTCTGTCAAGGCCGACACCGTCCCGGAATGGCTGAGCCGTACATCTGCGTCCACCGCATCATCATACGCCTGGTAGGTCAGCGATTCATTGACTGCAGCTGCGGCTGTTGCACCGGCTACCCAGGCTACCGCATCCGTCTTACTGATCACCGTACCGTCACTCAGCACAACACCATTCGCCACGCTGATCACACCTTCATGGCCGGCTGCTTTATAATCAGACACCACTGCCTGGACCTTCTTGCCTTCCGTATCGCGCAGACGCTTCACATAGGCAGCATACAGCGACT
Coding sequences:
- a CDS encoding phage portal protein, which produces MSELSMFFAQNVACDTTEEFVVSQRFKDKEGTAIAWKLRSMTEDENQECRKAATRKVKGKNGTYTSEIDPNDYMAKLMTASVVHPDLKNSELQRSYGVLGAEALLRKMLLPGEFAALGERVQSLNGFDTDMNELVDEVKN
- a CDS encoding phage tail tube protein — encoded protein: MAFLKASDTLSGQEGRAFATIGTQTEEMFYVKTLEATVEKQKAEVKTLGRRGIQHKATGWSGSGTMTIFYMTSRFRQMMLDYMKTGIDQYFDIEITNEDPSSSVGAQRIMLKGVNLDSVIMASLDTESDALEEEVSFTFEDVELVQSFRAPAGSSL
- a CDS encoding phage tail sheath family protein, whose amino-acid sequence is MAGGTWTTQNKVRPGVYVNVASSGSMTGKMGERGITALALELPWGPSGRIVKLTPQDDFKKLLGYDLTDSVLLPVREALKRAGTLLLYRLNEGIKAAVTNNGLQVTAVHGGKRGNDLSVIIEKNIDDNDLFDVRTLLGSTELDKQTVSAAGELAANDYVQFKASGPGTLTVTAGMPLAGGEDGSVTNAAHSDFLAALEVQDFQTVGLLSGDSSLKSLYAAYVKRLRDTEGKKVQAVVSDYKAAGHEGVISVANGVVLSDGTVISKTDAVAWVAGATAAAAVNESLTYQAYDDAVDADVRLSHSGTVSALTEGQLLFTYNSGRAVVEQDINTFTAFAPDKGRAFSKNRVLRVLDGIAGDMKRIFENYFIGKVPNNEDGRALFWSQCVTYMNDLQNLGAIEGFNSQTDIIVTAGADSDSVVLEVAVKPVDSVEKVYMKVKVV